Sequence from the Pseudomonadota bacterium genome:
AAGCGGGCGAAGCCGACGCCCAGTCCGCCGGCCATGACACTGACCACGTAGAAGGGCGGCAGACCTGTGGAGGCGCTGACGAAAACGAGCCCGATGGGTGCCCCCTGCCATGATTCCATTCGTGTCCGCAGCCTCCGCACCCGCTCGGCAAACTTGCCTTTGGGCAATTCCACCACACCCAGCCCGCCGAGATACATGGTGGACTTGGCCAGCATCTGTCCCAGCGTCGCGCTCAAGAGAACGGGGGCCAGCATCGTGGGCTCCGCGTACGCGGAGACTGCAATCAGAAAGAGCTCGGCATTGACCACGGGCACGAACCCCGAAACCAGGCACACGAGCAGCGTACCGGCAACCAGCCCAAAGCTTTCGATGAGTGAGGCCGTGTCCATTGCTTGTCCATTGCTTGTGAGGCTACAAGTGGCGCAGTACTCTCATAGCACGGCCCAGCAAGCGCAGCTCCGCGCGGCGCAAGCGTCCCAAGACCGGTCGCACGCCGTCGGTAGCGGCATGTGAATCGTCCAGGTCCTTTTGCACGACGAGGGCTCGGAATTCGTTGATTGCATCGGCGTCGTCGATCTCGGCAATCAGCTCCTGCTGTGCCCAGTAGCTGAAGATGTCGTAGTTTGCGGAACCTACATACAACTTCGTATCGTCGATCAGGATCGTCTTGAGGTGCGTGAAGCGGTCGCGGAGATAACGCACCTCGACACCGGAGCGCGCTAGCTCCCACGGCATGTAGTCACGATAATGGGCCCAGTTGTTGACCGCCGACGTCACGACGGTCACCTCCGCGCCGCGCGCTTTGGCCTCGCGCAGCGCATCGATGAAGGGGAACGTGAGGTAGGGGCATTCCACGAACACGCGACGACGAGCAGACGCCATGGCTGCCAGGATTGGCTCGAACACTTTCGGATTATCCTGCCCGTCCAGGATGTGCAGTCGAATACCTGGCCAGGCCGCCGACGCACGCTGGTTGTTGCCCTGCCAGGTTGCGAGCACATCGTCGCGCAAGAACGCCACGAGCTCCGGCCGGCTGCTGCGGTACATGAGATCGTGCCACGCAAAGTTGTGGTCACTGAAGTTGATGCCGCCGAAGTAGGCCACGTCGTCGTCTACGATAATCAGCTTCTTGTGGTTTCGGAACGGGAAGCGGACCAGCAAGGGCCCGACCGGGTTCACGAAGCGCACCCGGACATCGTGCTGCCGCAGAGCCTCGTCAAGGCGTCTCGTGTCCCTGAGCTCGCGCTGCAGATCGTGGTCCCCACGGTATCTCGGCGCGCGCGCCAACTTGTCGCTCACGATGTGGCGCGAATACTCATCGATGAGCAGTCGCTTATCGGCTGCGCCCGATGCGCTCAGGTGGCGTGCGACCGCGTTGCCCGTGCGGTCTGCTTCGAACGTCATGGCTTGAACGTAGACTCGGTGCCGGGCTTGCCCGATATCCCGGCGCAGGCGATCCCAGAAGGCTCCCGAATCGACCAGCAGCTCGAGATCATTGCTCATGGTGTCGCGCGACAGCGGGCGGCGAGCCGGCTCACGGTTGCAGGCACATCCCCAGACGTGACTGTCAGCACGCGCCCACGAGAGCCCCGGCGTGATGTCGTGCCATTACCCGGCCGGGTTGTCCAGCTAGCTATAGCCATGCTATGCTACACTCTAGTGTAAATAAAGTCGACAACCTAGCGAGCGACACCAATTGGCCCCACGGGTCACGTCAAGAACCAGGCAGTCAGGCAGCGTACGGCCATCTCGAGCGATCGAGTTGGTCGTCAAGAGTCGCGGTCGACTCTTGACTCTCCCCAATTAGGAGCAGGCTGAGCTACAAGGAGCAATCAATGAAGCGAGTTACTCTGCTAACGCTAACACTCGGACTCCTGGCTGCAGCTGACGCGCAGGCGTGGGTCGACAACGATAATGACAATATCGATGATACCTACGAAATCTATCTCCAGAACTTATTCGCGCCGGTCGTCTACATCAATACTGGTTACGAGTAGATCAGTCCTGCGAACGTCAACTGGTTTATGGACCGGAGCAGACTGCGAATTCATCACGAGGGCCTTTGCTTTGTCGACCACAACGTCGATGATTACCCGACCTGGAGTGATATTACCACCTGGTCCCATCAAGCTTACAGCTACCATTGGTACCGTTGCAAGCATAAGGGAACCTGGTACCATTCCAACGTTTTTAACTCTTTCGAGCACGACCACTACTTTCTGCAAATGAAGAACGATTCGGACCACGCCGGTCCTGGTTTCGGCTCTCCGTTGGAGTGGATCGTCTACGCTCACGTGTATATTTCGGGCGTGGAACAGGTCACGATTCAGTATTGGTTCTTCTGGCCATACAACGACCAGTTTAACAACCACGAAGGCGACTGGGAACACATCAACGTTGTTGTGAATGTCTCGAATGAAGCGTACCCCTATGCGACACAACTCGTATACTGGCACCACACCACCTATACGGTTGTGCAGCCGAGCCAGGTGCAGTGGGTTGACACTTACCATCCCAGAGTTTTCACCGCATCTGGCTCTCACGCCAACTACCCCAACAAGTCTTCCTGCGACTCGGCGGAGTTCCCCTGGGGCCGCGGCTGCAGTTCTCATGCTGCGGAGCAATGGTGGACGTGGGCCGACGGCAAGGGCTCCAACGCCGGCTGGCAAGGTGGTGGCACGCTCAATATGGGTGAGCGCAACCATCCCTTCTTCTCGATGGACTGGATTGACTACGGTGGCCGCTGGGGAGAACTTGGAACCGTGCCGGGGACGTCGGGGCCGCCTGGCCCTGCGGCCAAGGAAGATAGTATTTGGTTTCAATAGAACGGAAACTCCAGAGTGGAAACTCCACATTCTGGAATCACGGCCAGCCATGGCTTCACTTCCCACACCACTGCCAGATGCACCCCCACTGACAGAAATGGCTGCGCCTTGCCAGGGGAGCGGGGTCGACGAATCCCGGCATGACCGTCCGGGGCCCACAAGATACTCGTCCCAGACCCCACCCGATGACTCACAAGCACAGGCAGAGACATGGCTCTGACGGTAGACTCGTCGGAGCTGGGTGCAAAGCGGCACCAGTTCTCGCGTGATCGACGCCGGTCAGTCTGGTTTCGACGAGCACGCACCGAACGGTTCCTCTGGCGGCCGTCAAGCGTCTGCGTCATGCTCTAGCCATGCGTGAACGCTGGTTATTCCAGCTCGGCGTCCTGAGCGACAACGCGCGGTTTGTCCGACAGGCCGCACAGGACTCTACCGCATGCGAGCGCCTGGCAGCGCTCGAGCGGCTGCGGAGGATGCACTATGTCGGAGCCTCGGCTGCATCCCGACTTCGAAGAATTCTTGTCCTGTCTGACGTCCCGTGGCGTACGCTCCCTGGTGGTCGGCGCTCGCGCGATGGCAGTGCTGGGTAGGCGCCGCGCGACGCGGGACATCAACATCCTAGTGCAGCCGACGGCGTCCAACGCATCGCGTCCAGGCCTGGCACTTGCAGGCTTCGGCTTCCCTGAATACGCCAAGGCTGCCAAGGAACACTTCAAGCACCTCGAACGTATGGCTATTTTGGGTCGCGAGCCCGTCCGTATCGACATCTTGAGCAGTATCGCCGGCATATCGTTCGAGGAAGCATGGTCCGGCCGCGTGTCGGTTACGCTGGAAGGTATCGAAGTCGGATTCCTCGGCTTGGCACAAATATGTGCAACCAAACGCGCGGCCAATCGCCCCAAAGACCAACTCGATCTGGCGCTTCTCGACGAACTCGAGGTCGAGCCCGGAGCATGACGGTCAGGAGCCTCCGCGCGGGCGCCAGACGTGCCCCAAGCTTTCGAACGCCCAGCGTATTGGGTTGCTCTTGTTATCATGACAACGTATCATGATAACATGATCCGTACGCAGATTTCCGTGGACGAAGAGCTGTATCGGCAGGCCAAGATGCTGGCAAGACGGCAAGGTATCTCCTTGGCGGAGCTGTGTCGGCGCGGTCTCCACGAGCTTGTGGCCCGGCAACCTAGCGATAAGCCCTGGATGTCCTACGCGGGCATCATGGAGGGGGGCGAGAGCGACAGCGCGAGCGTGGATGACGGGGTGTATGGCCGCGAAACACCATGAGCACTTCAAAAGTTTTTCTCGACACAGGGATCTTCATCGCGTTTCTGAATCGCAAGGATCGGCACCACACGCAAGCCAGCGCCTTGTTCAACGGCCCCCGGCCGCGCTGGTACACCTCGATGCTTGTTCGATCGGAAGCCTATTCGTGGTTTCTTCACAGGTACGGTGAGGAGGCGGCACGCTCGTTTCGGTTTTTTCTGGACAGTCTGAGCGGACTCGAGGTCTTTGATGCCGATGCCAAACACCACGAGCTCGTGTGCGGCGTCCTCGATCGCCTGCGTGGCACCAAGCTGACCTACGTGGATGCCTCGAGCCTGACGCTCATGACGCGCCACAAGATCAAGCGCGTATGGGCCACCGATCATCACCTGGGGCTTACCGGCGCCGAGGTCCTGCCGCGCTCGTGAGAGCCCATCCCAGCCATTGCGCACCTGACCGGCGAGGGCCGCGCGCTTCGCTGTTCACTCCAAAACTAGCCCTTGCGGGC
This genomic interval carries:
- a CDS encoding ribbon-helix-helix domain-containing protein, whose amino-acid sequence is MIRTQISVDEELYRQAKMLARRQGISLAELCRRGLHELVARQPSDKPWMSYAGIMEGGESDSASVDDGVYGRETP
- a CDS encoding phosphatidylserine/phosphatidylglycerophosphate/cardiolipin synthase family protein, giving the protein MSNDLELLVDSGAFWDRLRRDIGQARHRVYVQAMTFEADRTGNAVARHLSASGAADKRLLIDEYSRHIVSDKLARAPRYRGDHDLQRELRDTRRLDEALRQHDVRVRFVNPVGPLLVRFPFRNHKKLIIVDDDVAYFGGINFSDHNFAWHDLMYRSSRPELVAFLRDDVLATWQGNNQRASAAWPGIRLHILDGQDNPKVFEPILAAMASARRRVFVECPYLTFPFIDALREAKARGAEVTVVTSAVNNWAHYRDYMPWELARSGVEVRYLRDRFTHLKTILIDDTKLYVGSANYDIFSYWAQQELIAEIDDADAINEFRALVVQKDLDDSHAATDGVRPVLGRLRRAELRLLGRAMRVLRHL
- a CDS encoding type II toxin-antitoxin system VapC family toxin, which produces MSTSKVFLDTGIFIAFLNRKDRHHTQASALFNGPRPRWYTSMLVRSEAYSWFLHRYGEEAARSFRFFLDSLSGLEVFDADAKHHELVCGVLDRLRGTKLTYVDASSLTLMTRHKIKRVWATDHHLGLTGAEVLPRS